One Pullulanibacillus sp. KACC 23026 DNA segment encodes these proteins:
- a CDS encoding sugar transferase, producing the protein MEPQRIEAARRFVNVNAKDNRVYLIMKRTIDILGALVGLILLSPLFLIVGLLIKTEDSKGPVFFTQKRVGLNQKEFTMIKFRSMVVNAEEMLASLMEQNEASGLMFKMKNDPRVLKIGKFIRKTSIDELPQLINVLKGDMSLVGPRPPLPWEVNEYTSYELQRLTVVPGCTGLWQVSGRSNIGFEEMVELDLTYIQKRDFWYDLKIIFKTVILLFGSNDAF; encoded by the coding sequence ATGGAGCCTCAGCGGATCGAGGCGGCGAGACGTTTTGTGAATGTCAACGCCAAAGATAATAGAGTCTATTTAATTATGAAAAGAACCATTGATATTCTAGGTGCACTTGTAGGACTTATTCTTCTATCTCCTCTTTTTCTTATTGTGGGTCTCTTAATTAAAACAGAAGATTCAAAGGGTCCTGTATTCTTTACCCAGAAACGAGTCGGGTTAAACCAAAAAGAATTTACGATGATTAAATTCCGATCGATGGTGGTCAATGCTGAGGAGATGCTGGCGTCATTAATGGAGCAAAATGAAGCGTCAGGTCTTATGTTTAAAATGAAAAACGATCCTCGTGTTTTAAAAATTGGAAAATTCATCCGGAAAACAAGTATTGATGAGCTTCCTCAGCTCATCAATGTGTTAAAAGGGGATATGAGTTTAGTGGGTCCGCGTCCTCCATTACCTTGGGAAGTAAACGAATATACGAGCTATGAATTACAACGGTTAACCGTAGTACCAGGCTGTACGGGCTTATGGCAGGTCAGCGGTAGAAGCAATATCGGATTTGAAGAAATGGTTGAACTCGATTTAACCTACATACAGAAGCGTGACTTCTGGTATGATCTCAAAATTATATTTAAAACAGTGATTTTGCTGTTTGGTTCAAATGACGCATTTTAA
- the pssD gene encoding PssD/Cps14F family polysaccharide biosynthesis glycosyltransferase has translation MEKFLKKNKGNLNIKKPKICLVSSSGGHWEQLQKLQPLLEKYEGFMVTEQTRFEAEAKYFMRQTDLKDKTMPFKMLWNTIYALFIWFKESPDFVITTGTMVAFPFYLLSVVFRKKFIFIETFGRANMPTVAGKIMEKHSDLFIVQWETQKKFYKKAIYGGCLY, from the coding sequence ATGGAAAAGTTTTTGAAAAAAAATAAAGGAAATTTAAATATTAAAAAACCAAAAATATGTTTAGTTTCTTCATCAGGAGGTCATTGGGAACAACTCCAAAAGTTGCAACCACTCTTAGAAAAATATGAAGGTTTTATGGTAACGGAACAAACACGTTTTGAAGCAGAAGCAAAGTATTTTATGAGACAAACAGATTTAAAGGATAAAACTATGCCTTTTAAAATGTTATGGAATACAATTTATGCACTATTCATATGGTTCAAAGAATCACCAGATTTTGTAATAACAACTGGAACTATGGTTGCATTTCCATTCTATTTGTTATCAGTAGTTTTTAGAAAAAAATTTATTTTTATTGAGACCTTTGGTCGAGCAAATATGCCTACAGTTGCTGGGAAAATAATGGAGAAACATTCAGATTTATTCATTGTACAATGGGAAACGCAAAAGAAATTCTATAAAAAAGCAATATACGGAGGATGCCTTTATTGA
- a CDS encoding glycosyltransferase, translating to MIFVTVGSRNYPFDRLFIKLDELYEKGFLKEEMFAQIGVSKYRPKYFEFKDFISQEEFKQKVEEASIVVSHGASGSIMKALNAGKKVIAVTRLEKYGEHINDHQIQNNEAFSINGYVIPVFEMEELEKAFLSIYEGTDNLKSWKNSDPKSIINIIDNFIQENW from the coding sequence TTGATTTTTGTAACAGTAGGTTCAAGAAACTATCCATTTGATAGATTGTTTATAAAACTTGACGAATTGTATGAAAAAGGTTTCTTAAAAGAAGAAATGTTTGCTCAGATTGGTGTTTCTAAATACAGACCTAAATATTTTGAGTTTAAAGATTTTATTTCACAAGAAGAATTTAAACAAAAAGTAGAAGAAGCTAGTATCGTAGTCAGTCATGGAGCATCAGGTTCAATTATGAAAGCATTGAATGCTGGTAAAAAAGTAATAGCTGTAACGAGATTGGAAAAATACGGAGAGCATATTAACGACCATCAAATACAGAATAATGAAGCATTTTCAATTAATGGGTATGTAATTCCTGTATTTGAAATGGAAGAACTTGAAAAAGCATTTCTATCAATTTACGAAGGAACCGATAATCTTAAATCCTGGAAGAATAGTGATCCAAAATCAATTATAAATATAATTGACAATTTCATTCAGGAGAATTGGTAA
- a CDS encoding glycosyltransferase family 1 protein, translated as MKKVKILVIPTGGMGLDGITTSVLNYYRNFDRNKIHTTFIATKIKCDDKLFINISREIANNGDSIYYINRSKNVFVYFVELIRLMYKGKYDLVHIHGSSSLMSIELLAAKLSGIEVRIAHSHNTTCEHKLINKLLYPFFLFLTTYRVACGIDAGRWLFKKHDFTVIRNGIDFRDFKFDKEKRKKVRAELGIENKRVIGHIGSFNTQKNHSFLIDIFNEIVKLDEDSVLVLIGDGKKRSEIEEKASKFLFKKNILFLGHRNDVADLLNAMDLMILPSLYEGLPLVLVEWQAMGIISLISDRITKEIAVTDLVNYEPLESGSSKWARKALDLLDKKKPSTDYPSLEEYEISCNVRKLMSLYYELVSC; from the coding sequence ATGAAAAAAGTAAAGATTTTAGTAATACCAACTGGTGGTATGGGTTTAGATGGAATCACAACATCAGTACTAAATTATTATAGGAATTTTGATCGAAACAAAATTCATACAACGTTTATTGCAACTAAAATAAAATGTGATGATAAGTTATTTATAAATATTAGTCGAGAAATAGCTAATAACGGTGATAGTATTTATTACATTAATCGCTCGAAGAATGTTTTTGTTTACTTTGTGGAGTTAATAAGATTAATGTATAAAGGTAAATATGACTTAGTACACATCCATGGTAGTAGCAGTTTAATGTCAATTGAATTGCTTGCTGCAAAACTATCGGGAATAGAAGTTAGAATAGCACATAGTCACAATACTACATGTGAACACAAGTTAATAAATAAATTGTTATATCCATTTTTCTTATTTTTAACAACTTATAGAGTTGCTTGTGGTATAGATGCTGGAAGATGGCTATTCAAAAAGCATGATTTTACTGTAATACGAAATGGAATAGACTTCCGTGATTTTAAATTTGATAAAGAGAAGCGAAAGAAAGTTAGAGCAGAACTAGGAATTGAAAACAAAAGAGTAATAGGACACATAGGATCTTTTAATACTCAAAAAAATCATTCCTTTTTAATTGATATATTTAATGAAATTGTAAAATTAGACGAGGACTCTGTTTTAGTACTTATAGGTGATGGAAAGAAAAGATCGGAAATCGAAGAAAAAGCCAGTAAATTTTTATTTAAAAAAAATATATTGTTTTTGGGTCATAGAAATGATGTAGCTGATCTATTGAACGCCATGGATCTAATGATTTTACCTTCATTATATGAAGGTTTGCCTTTGGTATTAGTTGAGTGGCAAGCCATGGGAATAATCTCTTTAATATCAGATCGTATAACTAAAGAAATAGCTGTAACAGACTTAGTTAATTATGAGCCATTAGAAAGTGGTTCATCAAAATGGGCTAGAAAAGCATTAGATCTGTTGGATAAAAAGAAACCCTCTACAGATTATCCAAGTTTAGAGGAGTATGAAATTTCATGTAATGTACGGAAGTTAATGAGTTTGTATTATGAGTTAGTTAGTTGTTGA
- a CDS encoding DUF1919 domain-containing protein: protein MKLTIETIRIKLRRYYMKKTSNLRKKKIKNTDFTIFSNNCWGGFVYQSYGLAYNSPTIGLFFMAGDYLKFISEVNKWVYAELEFIKPENSKYSSHFKNWDKFGTYPIGKFAGSDIEIHFQHYNSEDEAYNNWKRRTNRINWNKVLYKFNDQNLCTSDHIRKFSNLPHKNKICFTSKDYSIPNTYHIKCPKRYSEIQTSYEPFGNSRVINVNKLINSIT, encoded by the coding sequence ATGAAGTTAACTATTGAAACTATAAGAATAAAGTTAAGAAGATACTATATGAAAAAAACATCTAATTTACGCAAAAAAAAAATCAAGAATACTGACTTTACTATTTTTTCGAATAATTGTTGGGGGGGGTTTGTATATCAAAGTTATGGTTTAGCATATAACTCACCAACAATTGGATTATTTTTTATGGCAGGTGATTATTTGAAATTTATATCAGAAGTTAATAAATGGGTGTATGCTGAACTTGAATTCATTAAACCAGAAAATTCGAAGTATTCATCGCATTTTAAGAACTGGGACAAATTTGGCACTTATCCTATTGGAAAATTTGCGGGGAGCGATATTGAAATACATTTCCAACATTATAATTCTGAAGATGAGGCTTATAATAATTGGAAAAGAAGGACAAATAGAATTAATTGGAATAAAGTTTTGTATAAGTTTAATGATCAAAATTTATGCACATCTGATCATATACGTAAATTTTCTAATTTACCACACAAAAATAAGATCTGCTTTACTAGTAAGGATTATAGTATTCCAAACACTTACCATATAAAATGTCCTAAAAGATACTCTGAAATTCAAACATCGTATGAACCTTTCGGGAATTCTAGAGTTATTAATGTAAATAAATTAATCAATTCTATAACGTAA
- a CDS encoding glycosyltransferase family 2 protein, whose product MELISIIVPVYNAEKYLLLCVESILKQTYSNIEVILVDDGSTDSSGNLCDKFAEKDKRVRVIHKKNEGLGLARNSGLHIINGVYVTFVDADDYVDDNLIELLYSSLIKNGADTVIGGFKRFLDSGEIVYLEKYNTRNYSNNDVINELFIRMLGSSPEKSDSIKMSVWNVLYSTELIKKNDLKFPSEREFISEDIIFHTQYFQYSCSTVVIDSCAYNYRLNNNSLTTTYKSDKFFKCKVLYNRMRENLENLELDNRAFKRLQRQYFVYIRSCIKQEHTNPYSKAITNIGEICKDEQLKRIIKEYPIKKLGFKQKVFLRLIKFKMVRVLFFCAKYKLI is encoded by the coding sequence ATGGAACTAATTTCAATTATTGTACCCGTCTATAATGCAGAAAAATATCTATTACTGTGCGTTGAAAGTATTCTTAAGCAAACATATTCTAATATAGAGGTAATTCTTGTAGACGATGGATCAACAGATTCAAGTGGAAATTTATGTGATAAGTTTGCCGAAAAGGATAAACGTGTTAGGGTAATTCATAAAAAAAATGAGGGTTTAGGCCTTGCAAGAAATTCTGGACTTCACATAATCAATGGAGTGTACGTTACTTTTGTAGACGCTGATGATTATGTAGATGATAACTTAATAGAGCTTTTATACTCATCATTAATCAAAAATGGAGCGGATACTGTTATAGGTGGTTTTAAACGTTTTCTTGACTCAGGAGAAATAGTATACCTAGAGAAATATAATACTAGAAACTATAGTAATAATGACGTTATAAATGAATTGTTTATACGTATGTTAGGCAGTTCTCCTGAAAAATCAGACTCAATAAAAATGTCAGTTTGGAATGTACTTTATTCAACTGAATTAATTAAAAAGAACGACTTAAAATTTCCTTCAGAACGAGAATTCATCTCTGAAGATATAATATTTCACACGCAATATTTTCAATATTCATGTTCTACAGTTGTTATAGACTCTTGTGCTTATAATTATAGATTGAATAACAATTCATTAACAACTACTTATAAGTCTGATAAATTTTTCAAATGTAAAGTTCTTTATAATAGAATGAGAGAGAATTTGGAAAATCTCGAGTTGGATAATAGAGCTTTTAAGAGATTGCAAAGGCAATATTTCGTTTATATTAGATCATGTATTAAGCAAGAGCACACAAATCCATATTCAAAAGCTATTACAAATATAGGAGAAATATGTAAAGATGAACAGTTAAAAAGGATAATAAAAGAGTACCCAATAAAAAAATTAGGTTTCAAACAGAAGGTCTTTTTAAGGTTAATTAAATTTAAAATGGTAAGGGTTTTATTTTTTTGTGCAAAATACAAACTGATCTAG
- a CDS encoding glycosyltransferase family 2 protein, translated as MDKKVSVIIPNFNAADFISDCINSVLKQTYSNIEIIVVDDGSTDNSWNIILDFKVKHKNILVTRQVNSNASIARNRGIDMANGDYILFLDSDDILYKSAIEILVHKIKTTDSDLILGNFVLTDSKGEVIHNYSISRDYKYSGDKFDYLGCVPNPSNKLFKLEIIKNHSIYFGNVRIGQDLNFFLKYMLFCKKIQTVNANIYMWRMLESSVSNLKSFRILDITESFRNVEMFYKLNNASSLYDKYIKIIEYRHYYLQMEKQKKFSNKKARKVIVNFFELHLNNLSVDKCHNFSIYKKDYIKCKMKLKFKTFYISRIYYWLDKKFARR; from the coding sequence ATGGATAAAAAAGTAAGTGTAATTATACCTAATTTTAATGCTGCAGATTTCATTAGTGATTGTATTAATTCGGTATTAAAACAAACATATTCAAATATAGAAATAATTGTTGTTGATGATGGATCGACTGACAACTCATGGAATATCATACTTGATTTCAAGGTGAAACATAAGAATATTCTTGTCACTAGACAGGTGAATTCAAATGCATCCATAGCCAGAAATAGGGGGATCGATATGGCTAATGGTGATTATATTTTATTTTTAGATTCTGATGATATTTTATATAAGAGTGCAATTGAAATTCTGGTTCATAAAATTAAAACAACAGATTCAGATTTAATATTAGGAAATTTTGTTTTAACTGATAGCAAGGGAGAAGTTATTCACAATTATTCTATATCAAGAGATTATAAATACTCTGGTGACAAGTTTGATTATTTGGGCTGTGTTCCTAATCCATCGAATAAATTATTCAAATTAGAAATTATTAAAAATCATTCAATATACTTTGGTAATGTTAGGATTGGGCAAGATTTAAATTTCTTTCTAAAATATATGCTTTTTTGTAAAAAAATACAAACTGTAAATGCTAATATATATATGTGGAGAATGCTAGAATCAAGTGTGAGTAATCTAAAATCTTTTAGGATTTTAGATATAACTGAAAGCTTTAGAAATGTAGAAATGTTCTACAAATTAAATAATGCAAGTTCATTATATGATAAATATATAAAGATAATAGAGTATAGACACTATTATTTGCAGATGGAAAAGCAAAAAAAGTTTAGTAATAAAAAAGCAAGAAAAGTAATAGTGAATTTTTTTGAATTGCATTTAAACAACCTTTCTGTTGATAAATGCCATAATTTCTCTATTTACAAAAAGGATTATATAAAATGTAAGATGAAATTAAAATTTAAGACATTTTATATATCTAGGATTTATTATTGGTTGGATAAAAAGTTTGCTCGGAGGTAA